GATGCGACGCAACTCGCGTGGGCGACCTCGCGCTATACGGATCTCAAGGCCAAGATCATCTTCGTCAACGGTTCGCCGATCGATGCGATGACGGCGAAGAAGCGGCGCTTCTATTTCGACCAGGAAGGCAAGCTCACTGCAACGTTCGGGATCGAGCATACGCCTGCGGTGGTCAGCCAAAACGGCAGGACGATGCGCGTTTCCGAGATCGTGCTGAAGCCAGGGAAGTCCGGCTGATGGCGCTGTGGCTCGACATGCTCCGAACGCCGATGGCGGCGCCCGAGACGGCGAGGCTAAGGACCATGCGCCTGTCCTGGCTCGCTCTCTGCGTCACCCTGGCCGGCGCAGTGACTCTTCTCGACCAGCTGCGCGGTCGCATCGGCCGAGCCGCGCCCTGTTTGATCGCCGTGCTGCTCGCCACAGCGCTCGTGGTCACGGTCCTTTACCTTCGGGCGAAGCGGCGCGCCGACGCGGCGTATCTCGATCAACTGGCGGAGAGAGAATGATGCGCGGACTTCGACCGATTTTCGGCACGTTTCTCGTCGTCCTGTTCGCCATCATGCTGGCGCCACGCGCCGAGGCTGCCGGTCCCACCTGCAATGGGAAGTTCGTCAACCCGATTACCGACGTCTGCTGGTCATGCCTGTTTCCGCTGTCGGTGGGCGGATTGAAGATCTGGCCGAGCGGCCGACCCGACACGAAGAACCCGGCGTCTCCCATATGCGCCTGTGCAGATCCTCTACCGCGCATCGGCATTTCCGTGGGCTTCTGGGAGCCTGCCCGCCTGGCGGACGTCACCATGAAGCCCTGGTGTTTTCCCAATCTTGGCGGAGTGCGCATCGCTCCGGGCTTCGATATCGGTCAGGGCTATCTGGCCGGCCCTTCGATGGTCGGCGGCAGGTCGCAGAGCACGGCCAAATGGCATGTGCATTGGTATGTCTATCCGCTGCTCTACTGGATGGAGATCCTTACGGATTTCGTCTGCTTCGAGCAGGCGAGCTTCGACATCGCCTATATGACCGAGGTCGATCCGCTCTGGCAGGATGACTCGCTTGCGGCGCTCATCAACCCCGAAGCGATCATTTTCGCAAATCCGCTCGCCAAGGCAGCCTGTGCGGGCGACTGCGTCGCCGGCACGGTGAACCTGCCGCTCGACCAGCTATTCTGGTGCGCAGGTTGTCAGGGGTCCATGTATCCCCTGAACGGGAACATCCCGGCGTCGATCGGCCATGTCCAGTCCTCGCGGCTCGCATTGTCGCGCTTTGCCTACAAGATGCACCGGCAGGCGCTCGCCTGGGGCACGATGGGCTCGGAAGGGCTGTGCAAGAAGTACCTCATGCCAGTCATGCGCAAACAGCAGTACCGGTTTCAGATGACCAATCCGATTCCGACGGTGAGCGGGCGCTTCGCCTGCTCGGCGATCGGAGCTTCGACAATGCCGCCGGATGCCGGTCGTGCCTATCCCGCGGGGGGCGAGGACATGGGCTATCTGGTCTGGCGCAAGCGCAACTGCTGCGTGCTGTGAAGGAGGGAGCGATGCGACTTCTCATCTTGGGCGCCGTTGGCCTCGTCGCAGCCGCCAGCATGACCGCTCTCCTGGCCCAGACCGTCGATGGCATCGATGTTCAGGCCATCAAGAAGCGATCGGCGGACCTTCAGGCGGATGCCGAGGCGTTCGTCGATCAGATCAAGGACCGCGGTGACGCGTTTCGGGAAGAGGCGGTTACCGTTCGTGACAGCGGCATGGAAAACATGCGGCGCGTCGCGGCGACGGATCTGCCGAAAGGACCTGCAGGGGCTGTCGACTTCGATGAAATCGTGCAGGGTGCTGCGACGAACGCCAAAGTCGGCGGCGGGGAGGCGCCGCAGCTCATCGCGTTCGCCAGCCTCTCGATGCCCCCCAAGGCGCTTCGCCAGCTTATCGAGGACACGGCGAGGGCAGGGGGCGTCGTCGTTTTCCGCGGCTTTCCGAACAATTCGATGAAGGAGTTCTCGCAGGCTCTGGGCAAGATCGTCGACCGGGAGGACGATTTCGCCAACATCGGCATCGACCCGAGACTGTTCCGCGCCTTCGACGTACAGGCGGTGCCGACCTACGTCGCGGTCTCATCGGATTTCGACCTTTGCGCCGGCTTTTCATGCCGAACCAAGGTCCCGCCTCACGACCGGATGATCGGCAATGTGACCGTCGAATATGCGCTGTCGTCGTTCGCCGAGGGCAACGGTCCGGGCGCGCGCGTGGCGGCGGTGGGTCTCTCCAATCTAAGGAGAGCGTTGCCGTGAGCGTCCGCTTCTCGCTGATGCTGCTTATCGCGGGTCTTGCCGCCGCCTCCCCCGCTTCTGCCCAGATGTCGGTCGAGGAGGCCCGCCAGGAAGGGCGCTCGCTCGCCAATGAGAAACGGCAGGATACGACGCTGGTGCCGACCGACAATGCCCGCGCGGAAGCGGTGCCGGGCTATGGCGGCACGGCGCTGCCGCAAGGCGCCTATTTCGACGATCCGGAAAGAATGGAAGCGGAAGCCGCGGCGACAAAGGCGTCGAACGAGCAGTATCGCATCACCACGGACGCGGACCGGACACGGCCGACGTTCAGCAATTCCGAGATCCTCGAGACAACCGCTCGCGCCACGACCGTCGAGAATGATCCATCGGCCTACCTCGCCGGGGAGAGCATGGGGGGCAGCTCCGGCTCGTGCGTCCCGCTCCCGCCGGGCTCAGGATCTGAGGGCTATTACGAGGCGACCTGCAACAGCGGCACCAAGGTCGAGGACAGGCCCGAGACCTGCACCATCCGCATGGTGCCCGAGGTGCAAACCGTCGATAGCTACAAATACTATGTGGTGCCCGACAGCGCATATGGAACCCCGTTCGCGCGCTATGCCGCCATTGCCCCTCATATTTCCTCAGGAGTCTGCAAGCCGACAGGCGTTCGGAAACAGGCCTGCGCTGCCCATCGCGACTATGGCTGGCCCTGGCCTGACAACAAATATTGCGATGATTATTATGCGACGGAATATGAATGCACGGCGGATTTGCCGGTCGCGCTCAGCGTCAGCCCGCTCACCGGGGCGTCGTGGCATGCAAAGGGCAGCACGAGCACTGTCGTAACAAGAAGGGTCGACAGCTGCGGCAGTCTTGCCGGCGATGAGATGTGTTCGTTGCAGCCTGGCGGGGATGTTTGCACGGAAGGACCTGAAACGCGGATCATCGACGGCGTTCCGGTGACGCAAGCCTGCTGGGCGTGGAAACGCGACTATGTGTGTCATCGCTTCACGCCGGCAAACGATTGCGGCGATCTAGAAGCGAACGGAAGCTGCTCCTTTCTGCGCACCGAATGCCTCGACGAGGAGCGGGATGGCGCCTGCAAGGTTGAGGAGCGGGTCTACCGCTGCCCGACACCCGGCAGCGCGGTGACCGATGCACCGCAATATATCTGCGGAGACGACGTCTATTGCATCAATGGCGACTGCGAGCCGATCGTGCGCGAGGCGTCGACCGAGTTCAAGGATGCGCTGGTCGCTCTTCACTCCATCGACCAGGCCGGCAAGGAGTTCGACGAGAACAACTTCACGGTTTTCCAGGGCACGCGAGAGACCTGCCACAAGCCGGTATTCGGGCTGATCAACTGCTGTGCCGGCAAGGTGTCCGGCTTGTTGAGCGTGGGCGCGGGCGCAGCCGCGCTTGCCGGCGGCCCAGGCGCGATCGCGGCCCTCGCCACGCCGTTCCTCGCGCTCTTCGCATGCTCTCAGGACGAGATGAAGCTCGACATCAAGGATCGTATGGGCTTCTGCCACAAGGTCGGCACTTACTGTTCGTCGAGCTTTCTCGGAATCTGCAAGACCCGGCGAACGGCCTATTGCTGCTTTGAAAGCAAGCTCAGCCGCATCCTGCAGGAGCAGGGACGAATTCAGCTCAGCAAGCCCTGGGGCGCTCCCAAGAAGGAGCAGTGCCTTGGCTTTACGATCGAGGAATTCGCCAGGCTCGACCTTTCCCTCATGGATTTCACCGAGGTCTATGCCGAGTTCGTCGATGCCGCGCGGCTTCCGGACGAAGTCGAGACGATGACCCAGATCCAGCTGAAAATTCAGGGGTACTATGACCTGCACGGCAAATAGCATGGTCAAGGACGCGATGCGCAGCGTTTCGGTGGAATCGACCGGCGCGGCGCCTACGGACGTCTCCGCCGCGGCCGACCTTTCCCGTTCCCTCCCGCGCATGAGGCTCGTGGGTGAGAGCATCTATCAGAAAGGAAGTTTGTCCATGCATCCAATCATGGCGGCGCCGCTTCTGGCGCTTTCGCTCGCTGGCCTGGCTGTTCCCGCGGCGGCCCAGCCGCGCGATGGAGCGTCGGATGGCGTCGAGCGGGCCGATGCCGGCGATGACTTTTACTGTGCAGAACGCAGGCTCGGTCAATGGTTCTATTGCAGCAAGCCGCGAGCGACGGAGCCGGAGAAGCAAGCCGTCCCGGTCCCGTCGAGCGCGGTCGAGCGCATGTCCGCCATCACCCGCCAGCTCGACGAGCTCAAGGCACGGGCGATCCTCGATCCGACCGAGGAAAATGTCATCGCTTACGTCCGATTTCAGCGCGAGCAGCTCGACCGTGCTTCGACCTTCTCAGACACCTGGCAGCGCGCGCTGTGGCAGAACCCCGATCTCGACTACACGCTGCAGCGGCCTGTTTCGACGGTGGGCAAGCGAGCCTGGCTCGATAACCGGCGCGCCGATCGCGATGCGGTTATGGCGAACCTTAGCCAACGCTACGGGCTCTTCTACTTTTATGCGCAGAGCTGCGGCGCATGCGACCTGTTTTCACCGATCCTGCGATCGGTGGCCGACAGTCACGGCATGGCGGTGATGGCGGTTTCGATGGACGGCGGGCCGAGCCGCGATTTTCCAAATTATGTCGTCGATGCGGGCCAGCGCGCGCGCATGGGCGTCCCGGGTAACGAGACGCCGGCGCTCGTACTGTTCGACACCGTCACCAAACGCACGATTCCGGTGGGATATGGGATTCTCAGCGCCGACGAGATCATGGATCGCATTTTCGCGCTGACGAACACCAAGGTGGGGAGCGACTTCTGATGGAACAGGTTCGCCGTCGCGGCTTGATCGGCCGTGTGCTTCGCTCGTCCGCTGCCTGGGCGGGAATATTGGCTATGGCCAATCTCGCGTGCACCGGGACCGCCCGGGCCGACGTCGCCTCCGAGATGAACAGCTTCTTTTCGGACGTGGGCGGCGCGGCGAACGTCACCGGCCCATCGGCGTTTCAGGGTCAATCGGCGGGCTATTACTCGCTGGGTAATGTCTGGACCCGCTTCCCGCAGAAAAGCGTCCAGCCGTTCAATCTTCAGCTTCCGAGCGCGCGTGCGGGATGTGGAGGTATCGACCTCTTCAGTGGGAGCTTCTCCTTCATCAATGCCAGCGAGATCATCGCGATGCTGAAGGCGACCGCCAACAATGCGCTCGGCTTTGCCTTCAAGCTCGCCATCGATTCTGTTTCGCCGGAGATCGGCAAGGTGATGGACGAGTTCAGCCAGAAGGCGCAGCTCCTCAATCAGATGAACATCTCGAGCTGCGAGACGGCGCAGGCGCTGGTCGGCGGAATCTGGCCGCAGATGGAGACCACGCGCGCGACGATCTGCGAAGCCGTCGGCAACAGCCAGGGCGTATTCTCGGACTGGGCGGCAGCCCGCCAGGGTTGCAACAACGGCAACAGGCGGGATTCGACCATCGCGGGAAACACAGACGCGTCGATGAAAGACCAGCTGGTCGGAGAACCGCATAACTACACATGGGAGGCCCTTAAGAAATCGGCGAAGTTCGGCGCATTCGACAAGACATTCTCCGAATATATCATGACGCTGGTGGGAACGGTCGTGACCACGCCGTCGACCGATCCGAGCGTGGGCGGGAAGGTCGTGATGTTCGGACCTGCCGAAGAAGCGGTCGTCACTGCGTTGCTCGATGGCACGGCCGACGCGCCGCCCGTCAAGATACTGAAGTGCAACGACGAGAATTGCTACGATGTGGGGGAGCAGACGCTCTCCGTCCCCGCTTCGTCCGCGCTGCGGCCGCGGATCGCCACGATGATCAGGTCGATGAGCGACAAGATCCGCTCCGATACTCCGCTGGACGCCGCCGAGAAGCAGCTCCTCAACCTCGCCACGGTTCCGATCTATAAGATCCTGGGAGTTCAGGCCTATGCGCATTATGCGTTGACGGAAGGCGAGATCGAGACGCTGTCCGAGATCGTCGCCGTCGACCTGCTTTCGGCGATGCTCGACAATATGCTCGACCGGGTCGAGCAGGCGAAGGTTCATTATCAGACCTTCGATCAAGAGACCGCGACGCAGTGGAAACAGCAAATCGCGTCTACCCGGGCGAAATTCAGCCAACGGGACGTCCGGCTGAACAACAAGCTCCAGGTGACGATGCAGATCATCAACCGAAGCATTATGCTGGAATCGACGCTCCAGAATTCCATGACGCCCGGTATGGCGGCCGCGCTGAACTTTTCGCGCGGCCTCAACGCACAGGGTCTGAACTAGGCGCGGGGGCAGACCGATGCTTGAGGTCTTCACGGTTGGTGGCGGCGAGTATCTCGTAAACATCTTCAACGCAGTCGCGGCGTGGTCGGGAGGCGGTGGCTATCGCTCGCTCATCCGCGTCGTCATGGTCATGGGCCTCATCTATTCGCTGCTCGTGGTGGCCTTCACGCTCAACTATAAGGCGTGGCTGAACTGGTTCCTGCAAGCGACGGCCATTTATCTTTGCCTGATGGTCCCGACGGTGGACATCAAGGTAACGGATCGCATCAACCCGGGCCTGACGCCATCGACGGTCGACAATGTACCGATGGGATTGGGGGTGCTTGCGAGCTTCACGACACAGGTGGGCGATTGGCTGACGCGGACGGCCGAGACCGTCTTCGTCATGCCGAGCGAGCTCAACTACTCGACGAACGGCATGGTGTATGGCGCGCGACTGTTCGATGCGACGCGCAACTTCATCATTCGCGATGCGGAGTTCTCGACCAACCTCGAAAACCATTTCAAGAACTGCCTGTTCGGCGATGTGATGCTTTATCAGAAGTCGCTGACCAATCTTGCGAAGGCGCCCGATCTCTGGGCTGCGGTCGGGCCGGGCTCGGAAGCCCGATCGCAGCAATGGCTTGAGCGACAAGGTGACGGAACGGTTAACAGCTTCATCATCACTTGCCGGCAGGCGTACCAGGCGCTCGACGCGCAATGGGGTCCAATGATCGAGGCCAACGCGCCTCTTTGGGGCAAGGAGGTCTATCCCAAGCTCAGCAACGCTCTGGCGGCGGACAAGCTCAAACACGACGTTCCCATCGTCAGTGCGGCCTTCACGGGCACGAGCAACAACTTTGCTGAGGTGATGCGCCAGAACACAGCAATCAATGCTTTCATGCAGGCCCGAAATTCGATGTCCGGCGGGACGGGCGCCGCAGAGATCGACACCTTCGCGCAGACCCGTGCCGACATTCAGGCGCGCAACACCTATAATTCGATCGCTCAGCAGGCGATGGCATGGGTTCCGATTTTGAACATCGTGCTGACGGTGGTCTTCTTCGCCATGTTCCCGGTCGTTTTCCCGCTCTTCCTGATGCCTCAGACGGGCGTCTCGACGCTGAAGGGCTATGTGACAGGGTTCTTCTATCTCGCCGCATGGGGGCCGCTTTACGTCATCCTTCACATGATCTGCATGACGCGGGCGACGTCGGCAGCGACAGGCGTCGCGGAAGGCGGCGTTACGCTCGCAAGCTATGCGGGGATCGGGGCGGTGAATGGCGAGACCGCCACGATCGCTGGCTTCATGCTTATGAGCGTGCCCTTTCTCGCGGCAGGCCTCGCGCGCGGCGCGATGTCGATTGCCGGGCATTCCATGTCCATGCTCGCGCCGGCGCAGAACGCTGCGGAAGCGGCGGCGCTGGAACAGACGACCGGCAACTATTCGTATGGCAACGTGAGCTGGGCGAATGCCACGTCGAACATGCGGCAGGCCGATCAATGGTCGACGGCGCCCACCTATATGGGCGGCGGCGCCAGCTTCGGGTGGCGTCAGGACAATGGCGCCATGGTGACGGGGTTCGGCAACGGCCAGGAGGTATATGATACATCCGCGGCCATCTCGCGCCTTGGGTTCACGCCGACGATGACATCGGGATCGGTCGCTGAATGGCGCGAAATGGCCAGCGAGGCGCATCGCCAGGCGCGTGCCTATGAGAATGCCGCCAACGAGATTCTGACCGCGACCCATGCGAACCGCAGCACGTTCGGAAGCTCAACCGAGCATACGCGGGGTTGGGAATCGAGCAGCGGCAATCAGGCGAATGCCTCTGTAGAGCAGTTCGATCGGCGCACGGGCAGCAGTACCCAGGGCCTGGAAGAGCGATCGACGATTTCGCAAAGCGAGCGCGTTTCGGGGCGGCACGATCGCCAAGCGCAGATATCCGATCAGATCGGTGGAGCACTTTCGGCCGGCCTTGGCGGCCGCCGCGGTGGCGGCAACGGAGGCTCGGGTGGGCGCGGGCTGCCGGGGCTCGGAATCAATGTGTCCAAGTCGGGTAGCCAGATGGA
The Sphingobium sp. MI1205 DNA segment above includes these coding regions:
- the traU gene encoding conjugal transfer pilus assembly protein TraU, with the protein product MMRGLRPIFGTFLVVLFAIMLAPRAEAAGPTCNGKFVNPITDVCWSCLFPLSVGGLKIWPSGRPDTKNPASPICACADPLPRIGISVGFWEPARLADVTMKPWCFPNLGGVRIAPGFDIGQGYLAGPSMVGGRSQSTAKWHVHWYVYPLLYWMEILTDFVCFEQASFDIAYMTEVDPLWQDDSLAALINPEAIIFANPLAKAACAGDCVAGTVNLPLDQLFWCAGCQGSMYPLNGNIPASIGHVQSSRLALSRFAYKMHRQALAWGTMGSEGLCKKYLMPVMRKQQYRFQMTNPIPTVSGRFACSAIGASTMPPDAGRAYPAGGEDMGYLVWRKRNCCVL
- the trbC gene encoding type-F conjugative transfer system pilin assembly protein TrbC, yielding MRLLILGAVGLVAAASMTALLAQTVDGIDVQAIKKRSADLQADAEAFVDQIKDRGDAFREEAVTVRDSGMENMRRVAATDLPKGPAGAVDFDEIVQGAATNAKVGGGEAPQLIAFASLSMPPKALRQLIEDTARAGGVVVFRGFPNNSMKEFSQALGKIVDREDDFANIGIDPRLFRAFDVQAVPTYVAVSSDFDLCAGFSCRTKVPPHDRMIGNVTVEYALSSFAEGNGPGARVAAVGLSNLRRALP
- a CDS encoding conjugal transfer protein TraN — translated: MLLIAGLAAASPASAQMSVEEARQEGRSLANEKRQDTTLVPTDNARAEAVPGYGGTALPQGAYFDDPERMEAEAAATKASNEQYRITTDADRTRPTFSNSEILETTARATTVENDPSAYLAGESMGGSSGSCVPLPPGSGSEGYYEATCNSGTKVEDRPETCTIRMVPEVQTVDSYKYYVVPDSAYGTPFARYAAIAPHISSGVCKPTGVRKQACAAHRDYGWPWPDNKYCDDYYATEYECTADLPVALSVSPLTGASWHAKGSTSTVVTRRVDSCGSLAGDEMCSLQPGGDVCTEGPETRIIDGVPVTQACWAWKRDYVCHRFTPANDCGDLEANGSCSFLRTECLDEERDGACKVEERVYRCPTPGSAVTDAPQYICGDDVYCINGDCEPIVREASTEFKDALVALHSIDQAGKEFDENNFTVFQGTRETCHKPVFGLINCCAGKVSGLLSVGAGAAALAGGPGAIAALATPFLALFACSQDEMKLDIKDRMGFCHKVGTYCSSSFLGICKTRRTAYCCFESKLSRILQEQGRIQLSKPWGAPKKEQCLGFTIEEFARLDLSLMDFTEVYAEFVDAARLPDEVETMTQIQLKIQGYYDLHGK
- a CDS encoding conjugal transfer protein TraF, which gives rise to MHPIMAAPLLALSLAGLAVPAAAQPRDGASDGVERADAGDDFYCAERRLGQWFYCSKPRATEPEKQAVPVPSSAVERMSAITRQLDELKARAILDPTEENVIAYVRFQREQLDRASTFSDTWQRALWQNPDLDYTLQRPVSTVGKRAWLDNRRADRDAVMANLSQRYGLFYFYAQSCGACDLFSPILRSVADSHGMAVMAVSMDGGPSRDFPNYVVDAGQRARMGVPGNETPALVLFDTVTKRTIPVGYGILSADEIMDRIFALTNTKVGSDF
- a CDS encoding conjugal transfer protein TraH, whose translation is MEQVRRRGLIGRVLRSSAAWAGILAMANLACTGTARADVASEMNSFFSDVGGAANVTGPSAFQGQSAGYYSLGNVWTRFPQKSVQPFNLQLPSARAGCGGIDLFSGSFSFINASEIIAMLKATANNALGFAFKLAIDSVSPEIGKVMDEFSQKAQLLNQMNISSCETAQALVGGIWPQMETTRATICEAVGNSQGVFSDWAAARQGCNNGNRRDSTIAGNTDASMKDQLVGEPHNYTWEALKKSAKFGAFDKTFSEYIMTLVGTVVTTPSTDPSVGGKVVMFGPAEEAVVTALLDGTADAPPVKILKCNDENCYDVGEQTLSVPASSALRPRIATMIRSMSDKIRSDTPLDAAEKQLLNLATVPIYKILGVQAYAHYALTEGEIETLSEIVAVDLLSAMLDNMLDRVEQAKVHYQTFDQETATQWKQQIASTRAKFSQRDVRLNNKLQVTMQIINRSIMLESTLQNSMTPGMAAALNFSRGLNAQGLN
- a CDS encoding conjugal transfer protein TraG N-terminal domain-containing protein; the encoded protein is MLEVFTVGGGEYLVNIFNAVAAWSGGGGYRSLIRVVMVMGLIYSLLVVAFTLNYKAWLNWFLQATAIYLCLMVPTVDIKVTDRINPGLTPSTVDNVPMGLGVLASFTTQVGDWLTRTAETVFVMPSELNYSTNGMVYGARLFDATRNFIIRDAEFSTNLENHFKNCLFGDVMLYQKSLTNLAKAPDLWAAVGPGSEARSQQWLERQGDGTVNSFIITCRQAYQALDAQWGPMIEANAPLWGKEVYPKLSNALAADKLKHDVPIVSAAFTGTSNNFAEVMRQNTAINAFMQARNSMSGGTGAAEIDTFAQTRADIQARNTYNSIAQQAMAWVPILNIVLTVVFFAMFPVVFPLFLMPQTGVSTLKGYVTGFFYLAAWGPLYVILHMICMTRATSAATGVAEGGVTLASYAGIGAVNGETATIAGFMLMSVPFLAAGLARGAMSIAGHSMSMLAPAQNAAEAAALEQTTGNYSYGNVSWANATSNMRQADQWSTAPTYMGGGASFGWRQDNGAMVTGFGNGQEVYDTSAAISRLGFTPTMTSGSVAEWREMASEAHRQARAYENAANEILTATHANRSTFGSSTEHTRGWESSSGNQANASVEQFDRRTGSSTQGLEERSTISQSERVSGRHDRQAQISDQIGGALSAGLGGRRGGGNGGSGGRGLPGLGINVSKSGSQMDTMNWTTDDSRSSESGNTSSSGVRDEHANGSGASTSEGTYARSGVFARGSRTDSSSVSTEDSLALAKSYSETARRLDELSQQLSRDASYAETHGMQLSENLSQDLAQWYRHQQVANPGLDAPELWATDLTDQQRAVRQEMITRWMDEKQASIRSEIEGRLHAPDLVDVHHPSVDSAADVRAAYQPRGLAGVPAGPGGGQSSTAADIIEEGRADIDLTREAAQSMRGQRIQGAVDVQSEVNRGRDHGFFHDPKLRE